GACCCGCTTTCGCCGCTCCTCGGGGGTGCACACCCCACCCCCGAGGAGCGGTGGGCGCGGCGTCGGCGTTGTCACCGTGGTCCGCTCGTCCGGCACGGCCTTGAGACCGTTCCATGGACCGGAGGAGCCATGTAGAGGTTCGCTGTCCTGGCGTACCAAAATGCAGGTATGTCGTTGACGGAGCAGGCGATCGAACGCATCAGGCAGCTCATCAAGGACGGGACGCTGCCCCCGGGCGCCCGGCTGCCTCCCGAGCAGGAGCTCGCCGCCGAGCTCGGCCTGTCCCGCAACCTGCTCAGAGAAGCGGTCCGCTCCCTCGTCACCACCCGCGTGCTGGAGGTACGCAGAGGCGACGGCACCTACGTCACGAGCCTCTCGCCGGAGCTGCTGCTCGAAGGCGTCGGCCTGGCCGTCGAGATGATGCGGGGCGACGACCTGCTCGAGATCACCGAGGTGCGGCGGCTGTTCGAGCCGGTGGCCACCGCGCTGGCCGCCGCCCGCATCACCGCCCGCCAGCTCGCGGAGGTCGAACGGCATCTCAACGCGATGATCGGGGCGCAGGACGACATCGAAGCGCTCAACCACCACGACGACGCCTTCCACCGCGCCGTGTTCGAGGCGACGGGAAACAAGTCGCTGTCGGCGTTACTCGGCGGCATCGCCAGCCAGACACTGCGGGCGCGTGTGTGGCGCGGGCTCGTGGAGGAGAACGCGGCCGGCCGTACGATCGCCGAGCACGCCGCCATCTACCGCGCGCTCGCGGCCGGCGACGCCCCCCTCGCCCAGGCCGCGGCGCTCATGCACGTCAGCACCACGGAAACCTGGCTGCGGGAAAACCTCGGCCGGTCACGGTCCGGCGCCGACCCGCACCCGACGCCGTGACCAGGGCATGCCGCTCCGGACGAGCAGGCGCCGGGGCCCGGTGACGCATCGGGCCCCGGCGTCACCGGACGCGGCGGCCCCTCACTCGCCGGAGGGGCCGCACCCGTCCCTTCCGGTCAGACCACGGTGCAGGGAACGCCGTTGAGCGTGAAGGCGGTCGGTTCGGCGGTGTTGCCGGTGTGGGTGGCCTGGAAGCCGATGTCGACGGTGGCCCCGGGAGCGAGCGTGCCGTTGTAGTCGACGTTGCGGGCGCTCACCTGGCCGCTGGAGGGCGAGTAGGTGGCGTTCCAGCCGGAGGTGATGGCCTGGCCCGAGGGCAGGGTGAAGGCCAGGGTCCAGCCGTTGATCGTCGAGGTCCCGGTGTTGGTGATGCTGATGCTCGCGGTGAAGCCGTTGCCCCAGGTGTTCATCGTGTAGCCGACCCGGGGCCCGGTCCCGGTGCCGCCACTGGGCGACGCGCTGGGCGACTGGGTGGGCGACACGACAGGCGACACGATGGGCGACGGACTGGGCGACTGGCCGCCGCCCAGGCTGGTCACGAAGGTCGTCATGCTGCGCGCGGGAAGCGTGACGGTGAGGGAGCCGTTCGACATGGTGGTCGCCGCCTGGGGTGCGACGTTCCTGCTCCCGTCGGTCACCCAGGACGAGACGCCGGCCGAGCCGGCGTTCGCCACGGTGAACTGCTGGCTCACCGCGGAGGTCCCCTTGTTCAGGGCGACGATGACGACGGTGTTGCCGCTCCGGTACGCCGAGACGTAGACGTTCGTCGCCGGGTTCGCCGTCGCGTCGATCCGCACGTAGCCGGGACGGACGAACCTGGCGAACTGCGCCATGATGGCGCCGCGCTTGCTGAGCTGGCCGTCCTCGCGCATGGGGCCGTAGCTGCGCCGGATGTACCACCAGACGTACGCCTGGAACTCGGCGTCCACCATGGCGCGGTGCATGTGCTCACCCACGTCGAGCGCCTGTGGCCAGGTGTCCGCCGAGTCGCTGCTGTTGGGGTAGTAGACCTCGGTCATCCACAGATCCTTGCCCGCGCCCTTCTGCTTGAAGAGGGGGTAGGGGAAGTTCGAGTACGACGTGCCGTAGAGGTGCGCGCCGATGATGTCCACATTGGCCAGCGCCGTGGAGTCGTTGAGGATCGGGTCCGACATGCTCTTCACGTACTGGAAGGACTCGGGCGCGATGACCCTGGTGTTGATCGAGCCGGCGTTCTCCCGCAGGAACCGGACCATCTCGGTGGACGTCCACCATGTCCAGTCGTGCGCGTAGTCGGGCTCGTTCTGCACGGAGATGGCGTACAGGTTCACCCCGTTGTTCTTCATGTACGTGCTGAAAGAGTTCAGATGCTGCGCGTACGCGGCGTACTGGTCGTACCTGAGCCGTTTCGCGTTGGTCTGGCCGTTGCGGTTGAAGGTCTCGATCATGCTGGCGGGGGGGTTCCACGGCGACGCGAAGACGGTCACCCCGAGCTCGGCCGCGCGCTGCGCCGTCGCCAGGTCACGGCCGAAGTCCGCCTGGCTCTCACCGACGGGGATCCGGAGGATGGAGAACCCCAGCTTGCCCTCGCCGGTGCCGAACGCCGTCTCCCGCTGGGCGGCCGTCAGGTCGCCGATCCAGGCCGCGTGGGCCATGCCGCCGAAGCCCCGGATCGTCTGCCGCTGCGCCGACGGATTGATGGTCGCGGTGGCCGCCGCGGCCTCCGTGGCCCCCAGGATCGACGTGGCGGCCGTGATAACCGGCAGGGCACCCATCGTCGCCAGGACGGATCTCCGGCTCAGCACTTTCCGCTCGCTGCTGACGGGCTCATTCCGGCCTTGCGTCATGACTCCTCCTGTTGCGCTTCACGTCGAGCACGGGGTCTCGACATCACCTGCGCGCACGTTATAGGAAAATTTCGTGAACTAACCTCCTCAAATTTCGGAAACATCAGCCCGGGTCCCGCTCCCGGCGGCGGTGCGGAAACGCTCTCGGAGCTGGGGGAGAGGCGATGGAAAGCGCATCCGGCCAGGTGAATGAAGACAGGCCGCGCCCGTCCACCGCCGACGAAAGGGGCACGAAAGGCCGAGAATTTTCGTCGAAACCGGTGTCGCGACATCAGGTCCCGCTGAAATTTTCAGCAGCGCACCGCCTCGCCGGGCCGGCGTCCGAGTATGCGAACCGCACACCTCTGACCGATAGCTACCTTGAAAGTCCTTGATAACCCTTTTTATCGCTGCTTTCCGTGGTACCGCGCCGCCGCCCACTGCTCGCCGGCGCCGCAGCCGTGTTCGCGTTCGCGGTCGATCCCGCCCGGGGTCACGTAGACTCCCCCGCATGATCGGGGGAGGCCGGTTGCAGGGACGCCGAGGACTGCGGCGCGGTGACCTCACCGTCGCCGCGATCGCCCAGCTCGCCGGGGTCTCGCCGCCGACGGTGTCGAAGGTGCTCCACGGCCGGACAGGGGTGGGGGAGAGCACCCGTAAGCGGGTGGAGGAGCTCCTGCGCGAGCACGGGTACCGCAGACCGGTCCCCGCCGGGTCGGCGCGCGGCCTCGAAGTGGTGTTCAGCAACATGCTGGGCTTCATAGCGATGGAGATCATGCGGGGCGTCGAGCAGGTCGCGGCCACCCGGCAGCTGGGCGTCGGCTTCACCGACGTGCGCTCGCGCGTGACGGCGGGCCTGCCCTGGGTGGAGCCTCTGCTGCAGCGGCAGCCGGTGGGAGTGATCGCCGTCGTCTCGGAGGTCACCACCGAGCACCGCGAGCTGTTCGAGGCGCGCGGCGTGCCGCTCGTGGCGCTGGACCCGACGGGGGACGTGCATCCCACGCCCTCGGTGGGGTCGACCAGCTGGAGCGGTGCTCTGGCGGCCACGCGGCACCTGCTGGAGCTGGGGCACCGGCGCATCGGCCTGATCACCGGGCCGGCCGGATTCCTGGCCACGCGGGCGCGGCTGGACGGGTTCCGGGCCGCTCTGGACACCGCCGGCGTGCCGTTCGACGAGCGTCTCCTGCGCAGCGGGCCGTTCCTGTTCGAGCACGGGCGGGATCTCGGGTCGCAGCTGCTGACCCTGCCCGACCCGCCGACGGCCGTCGTGTGCGGCAACGACCTGCAGGCGTTCGGCGTCTACGAGGCGGCTCGGCTCCTCGGCCTGCGCATCCCGGACGACCTCAGCGTGGTCGGGTTCGACGACATCGAGCACTGCGAGTGGGTCGCACCGGCGCTGACGACCGTACGTCAGCCGTTCTTCGAGATAGGCGCCACCGCCGCGCGCATCGCGCTGGCGCTCGCCGACGGGGACAGGCCATCCCGGCCACTTGTCGAGCTCGGCGCCGCCCTCGTGGTCCGCGACAGCACGGCCCCGCCGAGATCGGCCTGAGCGGGCTCACCGCCCCACAGAACCGGCCTGCGGCATGACGGCGCCTCTCCGCCACCGGGAGCGGTCGCGGAGAGGCACTGCTCTGAGCCTTCGGCGGGCTCCCTGAGATCACACGTTCGTGATGGTCCACTGGTTGTTGGTGCTGTTGTTCGGCGTCCACATGCCCACGGTGGAGCCGGCGGAGCTGTTGCCCATGCCGTCGAGGGCGGTGCCGGTGCCGCGGTTGACGATCTGGTAGCGGCCGTTGCCCACGTTGTTGAGGCGCCACTGCTGGTTGTTGCCGCCGTTCCAGGCCGACTGCCTGGCGTTGGCGCCGTTGGCGGTGTTGCCCCAGCTGTCGACGACCATGCCGTTGGTGCGGTTGACGATGCGGTACCAGCCGCCGCCCAGGTCGACGAGCTGCCACTGCAGGTTGGTGCTGCCGTCCCAGTTCCACTGCTTGAGGTTCGACCCCGACGCCACGT
Above is a genomic segment from Microbispora sp. ZYX-F-249 containing:
- a CDS encoding FadR/GntR family transcriptional regulator, with the protein product MSLTEQAIERIRQLIKDGTLPPGARLPPEQELAAELGLSRNLLREAVRSLVTTRVLEVRRGDGTYVTSLSPELLLEGVGLAVEMMRGDDLLEITEVRRLFEPVATALAAARITARQLAEVERHLNAMIGAQDDIEALNHHDDAFHRAVFEATGNKSLSALLGGIASQTLRARVWRGLVEENAAGRTIAEHAAIYRALAAGDAPLAQAAALMHVSTTETWLRENLGRSRSGADPHPTP
- a CDS encoding cellulose binding domain-containing protein, with product MTQGRNEPVSSERKVLSRRSVLATMGALPVITAATSILGATEAAAATATINPSAQRQTIRGFGGMAHAAWIGDLTAAQRETAFGTGEGKLGFSILRIPVGESQADFGRDLATAQRAAELGVTVFASPWNPPASMIETFNRNGQTNAKRLRYDQYAAYAQHLNSFSTYMKNNGVNLYAISVQNEPDYAHDWTWWTSTEMVRFLRENAGSINTRVIAPESFQYVKSMSDPILNDSTALANVDIIGAHLYGTSYSNFPYPLFKQKGAGKDLWMTEVYYPNSSDSADTWPQALDVGEHMHRAMVDAEFQAYVWWYIRRSYGPMREDGQLSKRGAIMAQFARFVRPGYVRIDATANPATNVYVSAYRSGNTVVIVALNKGTSAVSQQFTVANAGSAGVSSWVTDGSRNVAPQAATTMSNGSLTVTLPARSMTTFVTSLGGGQSPSPSPIVSPVVSPTQSPSASPSGGTGTGPRVGYTMNTWGNGFTASISITNTGTSTINGWTLAFTLPSGQAITSGWNATYSPSSGQVSARNVDYNGTLAPGATVDIGFQATHTGNTAEPTAFTLNGVPCTVV
- a CDS encoding LacI family DNA-binding transcriptional regulator is translated as MIGGGRLQGRRGLRRGDLTVAAIAQLAGVSPPTVSKVLHGRTGVGESTRKRVEELLREHGYRRPVPAGSARGLEVVFSNMLGFIAMEIMRGVEQVAATRQLGVGFTDVRSRVTAGLPWVEPLLQRQPVGVIAVVSEVTTEHRELFEARGVPLVALDPTGDVHPTPSVGSTSWSGALAATRHLLELGHRRIGLITGPAGFLATRARLDGFRAALDTAGVPFDERLLRSGPFLFEHGRDLGSQLLTLPDPPTAVVCGNDLQAFGVYEAARLLGLRIPDDLSVVGFDDIEHCEWVAPALTTVRQPFFEIGATAARIALALADGDRPSRPLVELGAALVVRDSTAPPRSA
- a CDS encoding RICIN domain-containing protein, with translation GLRGRGGYTVDATWSSGGSTEILVRFDRDGTVNVRSRIFTGTYQVVDAETGGAVTVTKPEADVIALPGQAGRTYRLTGSGGGSTPTGYMRITNVTTGLVLDSGGNVASGSNLKQWNWDGSTNLQWQLVDLGGGWYRIVNRTNGMVVDSWGNTANGANARQSAWNGGNNQQWRLNNVGNGRYQIVNRGTGTALDGMGNSSAGSTVGMWTPNNSTNNQWTITNV